In Leptolyngbya sp. SIO1E4, one DNA window encodes the following:
- a CDS encoding glutamate--cysteine ligase, protein MNYPSANGPVGRYRFGLEHEVAFWDAQADQFADFSNTAFECFEHLIDQLPEYASDYPQLRIGDAGIKRKRWYIEGYERFSETGKLVGCTPKGIEIRTTLQPTIAGAVQELRESFAQLCSVACPVGLLPVLTSFNPIWTAFVPEPPLNQYETRRRDSSPEKRTAHIPMLTYGPDLNFSVCDMTVGDLIRVGKKLTYYSPAIVPFSFSSPFYGQQLWSGLSVRTHLRTGLRPAVMVFVERSEDLIASSPSLTKIARLPAEVGRIEFKACDSCGDFALYGGLLALMKGLVLDQTLPGLALIPDAKRHQRAARYGFQDPELRHQALALLAAAEQTLTEPQEKALLQPLWRFAQQKTTPAQEMRDRWHSGAGLAEILNAGYATAQLAPASEPALP, encoded by the coding sequence ATGAATTATCCGTCTGCTAATGGCCCTGTGGGGCGCTATCGGTTTGGTTTGGAGCATGAAGTAGCCTTTTGGGATGCGCAAGCAGATCAATTTGCCGACTTTTCGAACACTGCGTTTGAATGCTTCGAACACCTGATTGATCAATTGCCTGAATACGCTTCCGACTATCCGCAGCTGCGGATAGGGGATGCAGGGATTAAGCGAAAACGCTGGTATATCGAGGGATATGAGCGATTTTCTGAGACCGGTAAATTGGTTGGCTGCACTCCGAAAGGTATTGAAATTCGCACCACCCTCCAGCCGACAATTGCCGGTGCGGTACAAGAACTGCGAGAGAGCTTTGCACAGCTTTGTTCCGTCGCTTGCCCTGTGGGTTTATTGCCTGTGCTGACGAGTTTTAATCCAATCTGGACGGCTTTTGTGCCTGAACCCCCCTTAAATCAGTATGAAACCCGGCGACGCGATTCCTCCCCTGAAAAGCGGACTGCCCATATTCCGATGCTTACTTATGGGCCAGATCTCAATTTTTCGGTGTGCGATATGACCGTTGGCGATTTGATTCGGGTGGGTAAAAAGCTGACTTACTATAGTCCTGCGATCGTTCCGTTCAGCTTTAGCTCACCGTTTTATGGACAACAGCTGTGGTCAGGGCTATCGGTTCGCACCCACCTCCGTACAGGGTTGCGTCCTGCAGTCATGGTTTTTGTAGAACGTTCTGAAGATCTCATTGCCAGTTCTCCCTCATTAACCAAAATCGCCCGTCTCCCTGCCGAAGTCGGGCGGATTGAATTTAAAGCATGTGATAGCTGTGGTGATTTTGCACTCTATGGGGGTCTCTTAGCCTTAATGAAAGGTCTTGTTCTGGATCAAACGCTGCCGGGGCTAGCCTTGATACCCGACGCTAAACGCCACCAGAGAGCAGCCCGCTATGGTTTTCAGGATCCTGAGCTACGTCACCAAGCCTTAGCGCTGCTGGCTGCTGCAGAACAAACCCTCACAGAGCCTCAAGAAAAAGCTCTGCTACAGCCCCTCTGGCGCTTCGCCCAGCAAAAAACAACACCCGCTCAGGAGATGCGCGATCGCTGGCACTCGGGTGCAGGGCTGGCTGAAATTCTTAATGCGGGCTATGCCACAGCGCAATTGGCCCCAGCCTCTGAACCTGCACTCCCTTAA
- a CDS encoding carbohydrate porin, protein MSNKLWKLLLASPAVIGMGMGGSAVAAEATSIESLEAAHESRELAQITSIDELTDVSPTDWAYTALQNLVNQYGCIEGYPNRTFRGGQPLTRYEFAAGLNACLDVIAAAIGLGGVSESDLATIQRLQEEFAAELATLRGRVDALEAEVQELRDQQFSTTTKLRAQVDANLVVPAGDIDTDEETAFTARARLNFDASFTGEDRLRVRLQAGDDDFGILSAGGGLANSAGGDFDVEINDFYYSFPLGGRIDAIVAANSIVTDDFVTSTIVPFDGPSVADPGGPALYDFDMGGGGFAGGLSFALTDNIVIDAGYSADNGGSGSNDPDDGGIFGADSQSYIGQISYLSDGLFNAAFAYLRGNDGDDDDFTDTFAGLLNLDFGGFMVSGTVAYHDNGDDDDVSWMAGVAVPDIFIEGAQLGVYYADLPDYDDDPYMIEGYFEVPVNQFLTITPAVIYGDLDTGGDDDSFYGAIRATFSF, encoded by the coding sequence ATGTCTAACAAACTGTGGAAACTTCTTTTGGCTAGCCCTGCCGTTATCGGTATGGGCATGGGTGGCTCTGCAGTCGCAGCTGAAGCGACTAGCATTGAGTCTCTAGAAGCAGCTCATGAATCTCGTGAGCTGGCTCAAATTACAAGTATTGATGAGCTAACAGATGTATCGCCTACTGATTGGGCATACACTGCTCTGCAAAATCTGGTTAACCAGTACGGTTGTATCGAAGGTTATCCTAACCGGACTTTCCGAGGTGGGCAGCCTCTGACCCGTTATGAATTTGCAGCCGGTTTGAATGCTTGTTTAGACGTCATCGCTGCCGCAATTGGCTTGGGTGGCGTTTCTGAGTCTGACCTGGCAACGATTCAGCGTCTGCAAGAAGAGTTTGCAGCTGAGCTTGCAACCCTACGCGGTCGTGTTGATGCGTTAGAAGCTGAAGTGCAGGAGCTGCGTGATCAGCAGTTCTCCACCACGACTAAATTACGTGCTCAAGTGGACGCTAACCTGGTTGTGCCCGCTGGCGATATCGATACTGACGAGGAAACCGCGTTTACCGCTCGGGCTCGTTTGAACTTTGATGCTAGCTTCACTGGTGAAGACCGTTTGCGCGTTCGCTTGCAAGCCGGGGATGATGACTTCGGTATTCTTTCTGCAGGTGGTGGCCTAGCAAACTCTGCAGGTGGTGATTTCGATGTTGAGATCAACGACTTCTACTACAGCTTCCCGCTGGGTGGTCGTATTGATGCCATCGTTGCTGCTAACAGCATCGTGACTGACGACTTTGTTACCTCCACCATCGTTCCTTTTGATGGTCCTAGCGTGGCTGACCCAGGCGGTCCTGCCCTCTATGACTTTGACATGGGTGGCGGTGGCTTTGCCGGTGGTTTGAGCTTTGCGCTGACTGACAACATCGTTATTGATGCTGGTTACTCTGCTGATAATGGCGGTAGTGGCTCTAACGACCCTGACGACGGTGGCATCTTTGGCGCAGATTCACAGTCCTACATTGGTCAGATTAGCTACCTATCTGATGGTCTCTTCAACGCTGCTTTTGCTTACCTCCGGGGTAACGACGGCGACGATGATGATTTCACTGACACCTTTGCAGGTTTGTTAAACCTAGACTTTGGTGGCTTCATGGTATCAGGTACAGTGGCTTACCATGACAACGGCGACGATGATGATGTCTCCTGGATGGCAGGTGTTGCGGTCCCTGATATCTTCATCGAAGGTGCACAGCTGGGTGTTTACTACGCTGACTTACCTGACTACGATGATGATCCTTACATGATTGAGGGTTACTTCGAAGTTCCTGTTAACCAGTTCCTCACCATTACGCCTGCTGTCATCTACGGTGACCTGGATACCGGTGGCGATGACGATAGCTTCTACGGTGCTATTCGAGCTACCTTCAGCTTCTAA
- a CDS encoding 4a-hydroxytetrahydrobiopterin dehydratase, with protein sequence MTALLSDTEVQTQLNQLNGWSQAGNTIKIEKTFDGFPSAIAFVNKLVEPAEAAGHHPDIAITYNKVTVSLSTHDAGGLTQKDFDMAAQINRLV encoded by the coding sequence ATGACAGCCCTATTAAGCGATACAGAGGTGCAGACCCAACTCAATCAGCTCAATGGCTGGTCTCAAGCAGGCAACACCATTAAAATTGAGAAAACCTTTGATGGGTTTCCCAGCGCGATCGCCTTTGTTAATAAGCTCGTGGAGCCTGCTGAAGCTGCTGGGCATCATCCCGATATTGCAATCACTTATAACAAAGTTACTGTGAGCTTATCGACTCATGATGCGGGTGGCTTAACACAAAAAGACTTTGACATGGCGGCTCAAATCAATCGCCTCGTTTAA
- a CDS encoding carboxylating nicotinate-nucleotide diphosphorylase: MLPLNIVLDPVLTQWLQEDIGRGDFTTAGLGTITHQPGEAVWIVKAPGAIAGLPIAQRVFQLLSADTHFNALVPEGTQCSPGTEIATIQGPLWALLTGERVALNLAMRLSGIATLTRQYVDMLTDLPTQLVDTRKTTPGLRSLEKYATRVGGATNHRLGLDDGVMIKDNHITAAGSIPAAVASIRNQIPYPLTIEVETATLDMVQAALAARVDIIMLDNMVPSMMKEAVDLIRADTAHIKIEASGNITLDTLRAAAETGVDYISTSAPITRSPWLDLSMRVV; encoded by the coding sequence ATGTTGCCACTAAATATAGTGTTAGATCCAGTCTTAACGCAGTGGTTGCAAGAAGATATTGGGCGAGGTGATTTCACCACCGCAGGATTAGGAACCATCACCCATCAACCAGGGGAAGCTGTGTGGATAGTCAAAGCTCCAGGGGCGATCGCAGGGCTCCCCATCGCGCAGCGAGTCTTTCAACTTTTGAGTGCTGACACCCACTTTAATGCCCTAGTGCCGGAAGGCACGCAATGTTCTCCAGGCACCGAGATCGCTACCATCCAAGGGCCTTTATGGGCGTTATTAACCGGGGAACGAGTGGCGCTGAACTTAGCAATGCGCCTCAGCGGCATTGCCACCCTAACCCGCCAATATGTCGATATGCTTACCGACTTACCCACGCAACTGGTGGATACCCGTAAAACCACACCAGGATTACGCAGTCTTGAAAAGTATGCGACGCGGGTAGGAGGGGCCACCAATCACCGATTGGGGCTTGACGACGGCGTCATGATCAAAGACAACCACATTACTGCAGCTGGGAGCATCCCAGCTGCGGTGGCATCGATTCGCAATCAAATTCCCTATCCGCTCACCATTGAAGTTGAGACCGCTACGCTTGATATGGTGCAAGCAGCTCTGGCAGCTCGTGTAGACATCATCATGCTGGACAATATGGTTCCATCTATGATGAAAGAGGCCGTCGATCTCATTCGCGCAGACACAGCCCATATCAAGATCGAGGCGTCGGGTAACATCACGCTAGATACTCTCCGAGCAGCCGCAGAAACCGGGGTGGACTACATCTCCACCAGCGCACCCATCACACGATCGCCGTGGTTAGACCTGAGTATGCGAGTGGTTTAA
- a CDS encoding DUF2237 domain-containing protein, which produces MADAKNVLGGSLETCCTSPMTGFYRDGCCHTGPEDVGAHLVCAQMTESFLRYTRAQGNDLSTPVPLYNFPGLEPGDRWCLCALRWKEALDDGVAPPVVLEATHEAALQYLSLDALKQHALGAETST; this is translated from the coding sequence ATGGCTGATGCAAAAAACGTCCTCGGAGGTTCACTAGAGACCTGTTGCACCTCGCCGATGACAGGGTTCTATCGAGATGGGTGTTGCCATACAGGGCCAGAAGATGTTGGCGCTCACCTTGTGTGCGCTCAAATGACCGAATCATTTCTCCGGTATACCCGTGCCCAAGGGAATGACTTAAGTACTCCGGTGCCACTGTATAACTTTCCGGGTTTGGAACCGGGCGATCGCTGGTGTTTGTGTGCCTTGCGCTGGAAGGAAGCTTTGGATGATGGGGTGGCTCCGCCTGTGGTGTTGGAGGCCACGCACGAAGCAGCGTTGCAATATCTTTCCCTTGACGCGCTTAAACAGCATGCCTTAGGCGCAGAAACTAGCACCTAA
- a CDS encoding SDR family oxidoreductase yields the protein MRILVTGGAGFIGSHLIDRLMQAGHEVLCLDNFFTGHKRNIQHWFGNPNFELIRHDITEPIRLEVDQIYHLACPASPVHYQYNPVKTIKTNVMGTLYMLGLAKRVKARFLLASTSEVYGDPEVHPQPEEYRGNVNPIGIRSCYDEGKRVAETLAFDYHRQNGVDIRVARIFNTYGPRMLENDGRVVSNFVVQALKGVPLTVYGNGSQTRSFCYVSDLVEGLMRLMNGEMIGPVNLGNPDEYTILELAQTVQSMINPDVEVKFEPLPQDDPRRRKPNIARAKANLGWEPTIPLKTGLQKTIEDFRSRVQTEGIPSLQTTV from the coding sequence ATGCGAATTCTAGTAACTGGTGGTGCTGGGTTTATCGGGTCACACCTGATTGATCGACTCATGCAAGCTGGCCATGAAGTTCTTTGTCTTGATAATTTTTTTACGGGTCATAAACGGAATATCCAACATTGGTTTGGAAATCCTAATTTCGAGTTGATTCGTCATGACATTACTGAACCTATCCGCTTAGAAGTCGATCAGATTTATCACTTAGCCTGTCCGGCCTCACCGGTTCATTACCAATACAATCCCGTCAAAACCATCAAAACAAATGTGATGGGAACCCTCTACATGCTGGGCTTAGCAAAACGCGTTAAGGCCAGGTTCTTACTAGCCTCAACGTCTGAGGTCTATGGTGACCCTGAAGTTCATCCCCAGCCTGAAGAATATCGTGGCAATGTGAACCCCATCGGCATTCGGAGCTGCTATGACGAGGGAAAGCGTGTCGCCGAAACCCTGGCCTTTGATTACCATCGCCAAAATGGCGTTGATATCCGAGTTGCCCGCATCTTTAATACCTATGGGCCTCGCATGCTAGAAAACGATGGACGGGTTGTCAGTAACTTTGTGGTACAGGCCCTCAAAGGCGTGCCCTTGACTGTCTACGGTAATGGGTCTCAAACCCGCAGCTTCTGCTATGTCTCAGACCTGGTTGAAGGTTTGATGCGCCTGATGAACGGCGAGATGATTGGGCCTGTCAACTTAGGCAATCCTGATGAATACACCATTCTGGAACTGGCCCAAACTGTTCAGTCCATGATTAATCCAGACGTTGAGGTTAAGTTTGAGCCTCTTCCTCAGGATGACCCGAGGCGACGTAAACCTAACATTGCTCGCGCCAAAGCCAACTTAGGTTGGGAACCAACTATTCCGTTGAAAACAGGTCTTCAAAAAACCATTGAAGATTTTCGCAGCCGTGTACAGACTGAAGGGATACCCTCTCTACAAACAACGGTCTGA